From a single Miscanthus floridulus cultivar M001 chromosome 8, ASM1932011v1, whole genome shotgun sequence genomic region:
- the LOC136475358 gene encoding protein FAR1-RELATED SEQUENCE 6-like, translated as MASQGWCADRLGDWIKKTPTKRAKDAKDKLEGDYGIKLKYSKAWSGLKVALDQIHGKYEESFHLLFNWLAQLEISSPGSRVEIELEKVGKKNRFKRIFVALKPCIDGFLAGCRPFVGVDASFLNGKYTGQLASATGVDGHNWLYHIAFGVFHSKTEDNWKWFLENLHSAIGDPPGLVLCSDACKGLEKAVGAVFPQAENRECTRHMYNNFMKHYSRDVFTDHLYPAARSYTEGMFKWHMKKIFQFAPAAIDYLQEYHPRIWYRSGFSEDSKCDYLTNNVSESFNAQIKDLKGLHLHELVDMIRELIMEKRYIRKKIAQKWAEGILPGVMKDLNLISKNLKVVKVKVSDDDFAEVTLLDDWNNQRRHTVDLKNNKCSCREW; from the coding sequence ATGGCTAGTCAGGGCTGGTGTGCAGATAGGCTTGGAGATTGGATTAAGAAAACCCCAACAAAGAGAGCAAAGGATGCAAAGGACAAATTGGAAGGTGACTATGGAATTAAGCTGAAGTACTCAAAAGCTTGGTCTGGTTTGAAGGTTGCCTTGGATCAAATACATGGTAAGTATGAGGAAAGCTTTCACCTTCTTTTCAACTGGCTTGCACAGCTAGAAATAAGTTCACCTGGAAGTAGAGTAGAGATAGAGTTAGAGAAGGTTGGTAAAAAGAATAGGTTCAAGAGGATTTTTGTTGCTTTGAAGCCTTGCATTGATGGATTCCTAGCAGGTTGTAGACCCTTTGTAGGAGTAGATGCTTCTTTTCTGAATGGAAAGTATACTGGACAATTGGCTTCTGCAACAGGTGTAGATGGGCACAACTGGTTATATCATATTGCATTTGGTGTGTTTCACTCAAAGACTGAGGACAACTGGAAGTGGTTCCTAGAGAATTTGCACAGTGCCATAGGAGACCCTCCAGGACTTGTGTTATGTTCAGATGCTTGTAAAGGATTAGAGAAAGCTGTGGGGGCTGTTTTTCCACAAGCTGAAAACAGAGAGTGTACTAGGCACATGTACAACAACTTCATGAAACACTACTCAAGGGATGTTTTCACTGACCACCTGTACCCTGCTGCAAGGAGCTACACAGAAGGCATGTTCAAGTGGCATATGAAGAAAATCTTTCAGTTTGCTCCAGCTGCAATTGACTACCTTCAAGAGTATCATCCTAGGATATGGTACAGAAGTGGCTTCTCTGAGGATAGTAAATGTGATTATTTAACTAATAATGTCTCTGAGTCCTTCAATGCTCAGATCAAGGACTTAAAAGGACTTCATCTCCATGAGTTAGTTGACATGATAAGAGAGTTGATAATGGAGAAAAGGTACATAAGAAAGAAGATTGCACAGAAATGGGCAGAAGGAATCCTACCTGGAGTCATGAAGGACTTGAACCTTATAAGTAAGAACCTCAAAGTTGTGAAGGTTAAAGTTAGTGATGATGACTTTGCAGAGGTGACACTGTTGGATGACTGGAACAACCAGAGAAGGCACACAGTAGATCTTAAAAATAACAAGTGTTCATGCAGGGAATGGTAG
- the LOC136472874 gene encoding BTB/POZ and MATH domain-containing protein 1-like isoform X1 yields the protein MDKRHQSAGMQGWPIDFHFHEFRLYYQETKHLAVGKAVYSNPFSAGGHMWKIKCFPRGTGRSDSDEHLSVFVQLENQPRLSVSAILEVFLMDKDGQPSSTAQKRTGVHLFQFQMGDWGWSRFVTRTDLVENHVKDGHIRIICGIMVVNDGSIPVPPSNIVDHLGTLLDSADGADVSFIVGNETFHAHRALLAARSPVFRAELLGSMAEATMAYITLHDIAPATFKLMLRFMYTDTYPGDDEFVECPFEMIRHLLVAADQYALDRLKLFCARKLWDIVSVETVAATLACAEMYNCSELKIKCIDFFAMEKKFRKAVLTDGFVQQQFPSIIAEFKERPVA from the exons A TGGACAAGCGACACCAATCGGCTGGGATGCAGGGCTGGCCTATTGATTTCCATTTCCACGAATTCAGATTATATTACCAGGAAACTAAGCACCTCGCTGTTGGCAAGGCTGTCTACTCTAACCCCTTCTCTGCTGGCGGCCACATGTGGAAGATAAAATGCTTTCCACGTGGAACTGGGAGGTCTGACAGCGACGAGCATCTCTCTGTGTTCGTCCAGCTAGAGAACCAACCCAGACTTTCTGTCAGTGCCATCTTGGAGGTATTCTTGATGGACAAGGATGGTCAACCATCTTCAACTGCTCAGAAAAGGACAGGGGTTCATCTGTTCCAATTCCAAATGGGGGACTGGGGTTGGTCTCGGTTTGTCACACGGACTGATCTAGTAGAAAATCATGTAAAAGATGGACACATCAGGATCATATGTGGCATTATGGTTGTAAATGACGGCTCTATTCCTGTACCGCCTTCGAACATTGTAGACCATCTAGGCACCCTGCTGGACAGCGCAGATGGGGCGGATGTGTCCTTCATAGTTGGCAATGAGACGTTCCACGCACACCGAGCATTGCTTGCTGCTCGCTCGCCAGTCTTTCGAGCGGAGCTCCTTGGTTCCATGGCTGAGGCTACGATGGCATACATCACCTTACATGACATTGCTCCTGCTACATTCAAACTCATGCTCCGGTTTATGTACACAGACACCTACCCTGGAGACGACGAATTTGTTGAGTGCCCCTTTGAAATGATTCGTCATCTACTTGTTGCAGCTGACCAGTATGCTTTGGATCGGCTGAAGCTTTTCTGTGCACGAAAATTGTGGGACATTGTGTCTGTTGAAACAGTTGCTGCTACCTTAGCTTGTGCTGAAATGTACAACTGCTCAGAGTTGAAGATCAAGTGCATTGACTTCTTTGCAATGGAGAAAAAATTCAGGAAGGCTGTGTTAACTGATGGTTTCGTGCAGCAGCAGTTCCCATCCATTATTGCTGAGTTTAAAGAGAGGCCTGTGGCATGA
- the LOC136472874 gene encoding BTB/POZ and MATH domain-containing protein 1-like isoform X2: MDKRHQSAGMQGWPIDFHFHEFRLYYQETKHLAVGKAVYSNPFSAGGHMWKIKCFPRGTGRSDSDEHLSVFVQLENQPRLSVSAILEVFLMDKDGQPSSTAQKRTGVHLFQFQMGDWGWSRFVTRTDLVENHVKDGHIRIICGIMVVNDGSIPVPPSNIVDHLGTLLDSADGADVSFIVGNETFHAHRALLAARSPVFRAELLGSMAEATMAYITLHDIAPATFKLMLRFMYTDTYPGDDEFVECPFEMIRHLLVAADQYALDRLKLFCARKLWDIVSVETVAATLACAEMYNCSELKIKCIDFFAMEKKFRKAVLTDGFVQQQFPSIIAEFKERPVA; this comes from the coding sequence TGGACAAGCGACACCAATCGGCTGGGATGCAGGGCTGGCCTATTGATTTCCATTTCCACGAATTCAGATTATATTACCAGGAAACTAAGCACCTCGCTGTTGGCAAGGCTGTCTACTCTAACCCCTTCTCTGCTGGCGGCCACATGTGGAAGATAAAATGCTTTCCACGTGGAACTGGGAGGTCTGACAGCGACGAGCATCTCTCTGTGTTCGTCCAGCTAGAGAACCAACCCAGACTTTCTGTCAGTGCCATCTTGGAGGTATTCTTGATGGACAAGGATGGTCAACCATCTTCAACTGCTCAGAAAAGGACAGGGGTTCATCTGTTCCAATTCCAAATGGGGGACTGGGGTTGGTCTCGGTTTGTCACACGGACTGATCTAGTAGAAAATCATGTAAAAGATGGACACATCAGGATCATATGTGGCATTATGGTTGTAAATGACGGCTCTATTCCTGTACCGCCTTCGAACATTGTAGACCATCTAGGCACCCTGCTGGACAGCGCAGATGGGGCGGATGTGTCCTTCATAGTTGGCAATGAGACGTTCCACGCACACCGAGCATTGCTTGCTGCTCGCTCGCCAGTCTTTCGAGCGGAGCTCCTTGGTTCCATGGCTGAGGCTACGATGGCATACATCACCTTACATGACATTGCTCCTGCTACATTCAAACTCATGCTCCGGTTTATGTACACAGACACCTACCCTGGAGACGACGAATTTGTTGAGTGCCCCTTTGAAATGATTCGTCATCTACTTGTTGCAGCTGACCAGTATGCTTTGGATCGGCTGAAGCTTTTCTGTGCACGAAAATTGTGGGACATTGTGTCTGTTGAAACAGTTGCTGCTACCTTAGCTTGTGCTGAAATGTACAACTGCTCAGAGTTGAAGATCAAGTGCATTGACTTCTTTGCAATGGAGAAAAAATTCAGGAAGGCTGTGTTAACTGATGGTTTCGTGCAGCAGCAGTTCCCATCCATTATTGCTGAGTTTAAAGAGAGGCCTGTGGCATGA